Part of the Tenebrio molitor chromosome 4, icTenMoli1.1, whole genome shotgun sequence genome, aaataaaatttacaactagcATTTGCGCCCCAAAATGAAcggtttttaaaatgtttcgttgaaattattttaaaaattaaaattcttaatttagcgaacctattcggaccgtttactttttatatttaaatggtATGAATTTTAtctctaaaattaaatttcgtcTTACAATATTAAGCAttaaattatcgataatttataaaataaatattaattagtgTTTGCTTTATAATCTTGAAGGAATTCCACAACTTCTGTTCGACTATTTTCTACAGCAAGATCTAAAGctgtttttttacaattatttgtaATACTGACATTAGCTTTTGCACTCACGAGTTCTTGAACCACTGTTAGGTATCCGTACTTAGCCGCTATGTGAAGAGCTGTTTCTCCTTGAGTAGTCACATTGTTGATAATATTACTGAAGAAATTTACCAAGTGCCGAACAGTCTCCGTCATTCCGTTTTTGGCCGCTTCATGTAAACATGTCTTCTTGTCTTCACACACAGCTTCGACATTTGCTCCTTTGGAAATCAGTAAATCAATTACCTCGTTATGTCCCTGATGAGCAGCGCCGTGTAGAGGTGTCTCCTTACGGTAGTTTTGAGCGTTTGCATTAAATCCAGCGTCTAGCAGAAGTTTGACAACTTCCTTATGACCTTTGTACGCTGCTCGAGATAACGGAGTTAAGCCCCAATTATCCCTAGCTGTAGACTTATGGACTTTGTCTAATAACTGTTTTACCACTTTGACATGTCCAAGTTGCGATGCTAGATGCAAGGGTATTCTGCCGTTTTTATTTGTAGCGTCGGTGTTGGCACCTTTATCCAGTAAATATTCCACAAGGGTTTCATGCCCGTAGTAAGAGGCTATGTGTAAGATCGTTTTATTGTCTTGATCCCTCGCTTCTATATCGACAACTTTCAGTAACTCTTGAAGTTTTTTGACATCCCCAGTTTTGGCCAGTTCGTGCAAACTCAACCCTTCAGTACTTTCGGACGACAATCTAGCAACAAATAAAAGAATATATCTATTTgataaagtaaattaaattgatGGACTCGTACCTTTTAGTGCGTTTTTCAGCATTTCTCAGATATTTTATGATGTTTTCTTGTTTTCTTCTTTCTGCGATTTCCAATGCTGTTTTGCCGTCTTCGTCAGTAGCCATTACGTCGATTCCTTTCGTCACCAAATACTCCACAATATTCTTCAAGCCTTTGAAAGCCGCATGATGCAATGCGTTCCTTTCGGCTCTGTCCACGGCATTAATGTTAGTTTTGTTTTCAATCAAACATTTGACAACTTCGAGCTGTCCCATCAGAACAGCCTGTTGGAGAACGGTCAACCCTTTAATATCATGTATATTAGGATTCGCACCGTTGTTAATCAAATATTCAACCATATGTCTGTTATGCATACAAGCTGCTTTATGAAGAGGTGTTTTTCCTAAATTATCAGTAGTATTAACCTGAGCCCCTCTTACAATTAATTGCTTAACAATATCAAAATATCCATATTCCGCAGCAAATTGTAAAGGTGCATTTCCTCTACTATCTTTCTTGTTAATATCAAGTTGTAAAACTGAGTTTCCTCTACAATCTCTCTTTTTCGTATTTAAGTTAGTGCCTAAGAAAGTGTTTAATATATCTAAATGTCCCCACATAACGGCTTCGTGTAATGGTGTCCGTCCTTTAGAACAAGTTCGAAACAAATCGGCACCGTTGTCTAGCAATAATTGTATAACCTTGTTTTGACCATATTCTATAGCTAGATGGAGAAGTGGTTTACCAAGTCTATCAAGATTTGATAAACCTTGAAATTTGATAAGTGTCGATAAAACATTTGTGCAGCCAAGGCATACACAATGGTTACAGAGGCTGTTCACATTTCTGTAGTTTGTTAAATGTTCCAGGATAAATTGTCCTTTCTTTGATAATTCTTCTAAAGCCAATAAACACAACGAAGCATCCGCATATTCAAAACAATTCCACTGAAAAAGTTTGTCTTTCTGTAATGGATCCATTTGTTCCATATTTAATAAGCATTGTAAAATTGTCTGACTTTTCGTAGATTTTACGTACTgattatttctaattttaatatCTTCAGAAATCGGATATTTTTGTCCTAATGATGACGCTAAATGGAGTGGTGTTCTTCCTTTACGATCTTCCTGATTTAAATAATCTGGGGCAAGTCTTTGAACTTCGGAAACGTTCTGCTTGAGGACTGCCTGATGAAGTGGACAATTTTCTGCTAAttcagtgtcaaaaaaatatcttacgCGGCTGTACCTTTGTTCAAAAATAGATCTTCTTTCTTCGTGTGATAATTTTTCGATATTTTCGCTTAACCAGAGGGCAACAAAGTATTCTGCAAAAGTGTGATGATAGAATACAAACGTATCGGGTGCTCTTATTTCAGTTACGAGCCCTAAGAAATCACCCCTATCTTTAATTAGGTTCACGATGTATCTATCTGGTGATACATTGAGACGCTCTAACACTTTTGGATCCAAGCAGGATTTTAAAGCAGCAATTTGGTATTCTTTCAGATAATAATGTTTAAATACCCCAATGACAATATTTGACCTATCCGCGTAATTGTATTTTGCCTTTTCTAAATTGTGTTGAAGTCTACCTTCTATAAAACGTCGATACATTTCGCTAACACTTGGTATTTCTTCTAAATGATTAAGATTTTGGTATCCGCTGACAATTTCCAATACAATAAACAAAAGGAGAGGAACTTTCAAAATATTACTATCTATTTCTTTGGAATAATTTTCAAGTATTTTTCCAGCTATCAACTCAAtgctttttgtttttatttgctttCCTTTAAGATGCTGATGAATGTATTCTTTCAtatcttcattttttaaatcttctaTCTCATATATAGAATATATTTGTAATTCTGTTGTCAACATTTCTTTCAGGTACGTCcttccaaaaatcaaaatttggtATCCCTCGTCAATTAGTTGTTTCACCACACTGATGACGATTGTAATGGTCTTATTGTCTAATTCATCTACTccatcaaacaaaaacaaaatttgttttaacctTTGGAAGTATTTTATAACTTATTGATCGACCATCCTGTCAGTGTTGAGAAACTGTTTCAAAACATCTGCAGTAGTCGGTTTGCTGTTCAAAAAGGATCTATATTGAGTTAGAGGGACCTTGACAACCCAATACTTTAAGGGACATTCATTGGCGAATCTCTTCATCATTACTGTTTTACCGATACCAGGAGAACCAAATATAGCTTTCGGTTGTTTGTCAGAAATGTTTAAGTCCTCCTCTTTAATCTTATTGTCTGACCATACAAGCTTGTTGTGTTGAATCAGCTGTAAACAAATCACGGAATGATTGGAGTGGAAAAATTTTTGATCGGTCAAGACAACAGCCGATTTCTTGTAGTGTGATGGATTCTGTTGATAACTATTTAAATCCAAAATCTTCAAATTCCCAAGCTCAGCATTCAAAAGCTTACCgaatattttagattttccACTACATTCTACAATTACAGTGTTTCCTTCACATATAGTTCCCAGATGTTTGTAGCTAAACGCTGCTTTTCTCAAAATACGTGGTATATAATATCCCGACAATTTCCCAATTGGTGTTCCAACCACCAGGTCACCTTCCAACATTTGAAATAACACATCGGGGGTTATAAACTCATCTAAATGTAAATCAAATTTGGTTTTGAGTGTTGCAAGACATTCAGCGTTTCTTCCCTGAAGGGATATTTTATTGGAGAACATCATGTCGTAATAAAGGCATTTATTTGATTCTAATTGTGACAAGTCTTCAAAAATCTTGCACTTTCTGAAATCTTCATCTTTAGTCCCAGttggaacaaaattgtttttaacctCTTTCCcaattaaaacaaatgttaatttaaaattttctgcaGATCTACATAAATTCACTACTTTGTATACAACATCTTCGGAATTTGACGTAACGTTCACAAATACAAGATTTTGCATCAAGTAATGTAAGAGTTGTTTCTCTTTTTCATCTAATTGGTCTTGACTCTGCTTTggcaacattttattattcctTGTCCATTCTTCTACTAAATTATCCTGCCTTTGCGAATAACaccatttaaatttaacaaactCTTGATCGATATCATGAATCAGGGTAACGTCAAACTGCTGAATTGCCTCTTcaagtttttgaattttgtcaTCTCTTTGTTCTCCCAAAGTCCTGATTACGTGATTTGATAAATGTAAACTTGTCAGCTTCAAAATAACTTCATCTCTGGTAATTTCTGAATTAATGTATTTCCCCATGCAAAGAAATCTATATAACATATTGCAGTATTTGAATCCGAATGAAACTTTTCACGAAAAATTTGGACTATGTCTTTGTCAATGGTCTGAACGTTTTCCTGTCCAGACAGTAAGTAAAACTTCTTATAAAACACGGTTTGACCGTTGCTGTTGAGGTCCTGAAATTGGTAAATATTGTCCGTGTTGAAAACTTTTACTTTGAATGGATCTGCAcacttttcaattttataattttgaatttcgtcTATCTTTTTAAATGTTACGTTAGTAAACAAAATGAACGTGTAATTGGTTTGAACTGCTGTTGTAAGTTTTTCAAATGAAGCACAGTAGGTGGAAATGGTAAAAtcattcttctttttcttttttatttctaacTCTTTTCTTCCatctaatttttcttttcctgctTCCCGGTGTTTAAGTTGCAATGCGAATTGCTCTTTGTAGCCGTCGTGATGGATTATGCTAACAGTCAAATCGTCAAATTTTCCGtaacaattttcatttgaatcaTTTTCAGGCGGTGTACTCGGATTGACATTCAGCGTGAAGTTTTTAATAGAATCATCTTCAAGTAGTTTAAGTGATAAATAAGCAGGGACAAGTTTTTCATATTCGTAGCCCAAATTAATGATACCTGATGCACCCTAAGCAAAGCGATTTCAGTGatgaatattaaataaaataaatattaatcatTCTTACCGtattttgaaacatttctCTCAGTAGTAAGGCCACTATTTAATTAAGTCACTCGCGACATTTTGATGAACCGAGAaactttgaataaaataacaaatgtcTACCTTTAGTCATGTTTATATCTATAAatacattgttgtttaatCTGATAAATGACagataacaaataaaacaaataaataacaaataatacaaagtaatagttatttattttatgtgttTTAGATAGCGTTTTATCCACGCAAGAATGTTTAAACGCGAGATGATAGTCGAGcgtttaattttcttaagtGGATAAAATGCGACTACGCGAATGcaatacaacattttatccacaatcacacTCATTTAGAATCAGAATCGCTAGAATTTCATcagattttatcaaaaaataatttgacatttcgctCTAACAGCGGCTatcacctcaaaaatcattgaCACATAAATCTGGGActtcttttttgggttttaaatGTGACTTCGAGCAGTTATAGCTATGTATGCATCAAGGGAATTACGACGGTCATAACGACTGAGGGCAACGTGGAAAGTTGCCCGAGGTCGTTACTGACCTTGTTATAACTTTTTACGCGTAAACTCTGTTTTGAACACAGCTGGAAAatttagtatattaaagaacgacttttataagggttgatttggcgcacgagttccaggtgtagaaaacgacccgtaggggagttttgtatggaacgagtgcgccaatgcccttataaaacaagttttttatgttattttttagaatttgcacccttgttttaatttttaaataaaaaaattaaattttcaaattctaggaagttttgtattaattgcaaattcaaggtaacggatgcaactatatctgcaacatatgttaaaaagtagagtttgaagattaatattggaagttttttggtgtaaatcacaataatacactgaaatattgataaaaattttcttagagatctattaaactacgagtgctttaagagatagccataaacgactccaaattgaatacaacaatagacctattagagacgcagattctaaaaagttctttttaacactaatttATTGCGTAGTCATCAGTAAAAGTGTAATAAGAACAATACAGGGAGATTATTCTTATAATTTTTACAAGCTATCCTAAACCCATTacaagtgaagaagctaaagtTCCAATTTCTTGTTCCCAAAGATAgtattttttctctcttccAGTTGCTAACGGTGCAAACCTCAACTTAAAACTTCAAATATCATTCGGCAGAGCACTCTagctgcggacaaaataattatgccgttGCGCGGAAATGTAGACATCGTTGATCATCGGCCtgtgtgcaaaataaaaacacacagctgtcggcgaatcagatttctcaaatttttcatttcacacGGGTAGGCCGTTCGTTTGTTTTCGTGTTGAAattgtttgcaattttaaattttcaccaaGGGAAAACTGTGTGAAATGTGCCATATTGcatagtggtcgtcggaaaaatatattaatttaatgtcaaattACATGCAGTTTGAAACCCAAGTATCTTGTCTAGTGGTAGGGAAAGTTACCGAAAATCTGCCATTTAGCGGTTTTAATCCAGTTAATTTACCTGAGAACATTCAATTAGCAGACCCATTAGGATTGGAATCTTCTGTGTATTGGGCAAATAAAATTGGATAAAAACAAATCTacgttacaaaaaattaaatttgatattAAGAAAAGTCGATCAGTTTCAATATTATTCGTCCGTCTAGATAACATCATCTTGAACAACCTGTAAACTTTCTGCTAATATATCTTAAAATTTTCCTGCAAGAAGCACACCTAATTGGACACACATCTGGATTTTCCGTATTAGCAGTTAATTATTTGCTGATAATTTGTGATCGTGATCACCAAtacaaaattatcaaaaatttctCAATCATTAGGGCCATTATATCTGATAACAGTGATAACAGCATCATAAAATTCACTTATCGTTagacaaatttttccaaatctatatacaggtggtcccgatataacctgccaaaaaaaaatctgggtcattagaaggatctaacaagtccaaaaaaccccgtttcattaggtccaaagtaatggggataaattaacccctatccacacccattcgacgctgctgaccacaaaaatacgtacctactcaggtattaattgttggtgtttgtaaggatgacagtatctcagcaacataggtacctgaatcgtgtagtgacccagtttaaaatttaaatttaaatttccggtaccgccacaacagcgcgccaaatatgaaggtactagcggctagactaggaactacgagcggaaatatagcgggggttGAAACTCGCTCGCGCGGATGGTTGAAGGGTGGTAGAGcacttttgtttagtttttcgaaacgaacacaccttgcgaagagcgatccaagtttctcgaatttgtaagttaaaccTGAACAATTCcactaccgttccgagtagatattttgtgtccccgtgaggaattcaacgtttttaattcacctgggtaatttatcccactttcgttgccttttttttgtgttttgtttttggggccaggaccacgtggtaagtgtatgttgtagatttcattttgttgcatgctgtttctttaagaagcgcccatttgttaattttaagcgttatccctaagtTTTCTCCCGGGagattcatttttttgtaatcttgtaatttcgaaaattaggagccgtcgtccgaaccgcgtgcgtccattttgttttttttcttcactaacattttctaacggcactcgacccgccattttctttttgtttaacattaccagcgattattgtattcgtgatttatgttgtttactgatatttgtgccatttaaagtggttctattttatcgttatttaacttcacgttttgttctcttttatttcctcattgtttaatgttgcggtttgtttttgcttatgttatccttgtttaatgttgtgttttgttttgtttatttgatcattgtttaatgttgcgcttttttgtgttgaattttcgcatcgtttaatgttacgcgttgttcgattgaattaaactcgggttttCTTTATGTTGTTGTTAAGCACCGCTAGGTTTCGGaagagttaaagtaaaatgttgtaagtgcgccacTATGGGAGTTAGGTttcaatcaggaagtcgtggggttgtctAGTAAATTCCTGGGGGGCCACGGTTAAGTTACGGCCGTTAGCGGAGGCGGACCTAAGCCCTGCTCGATGCGGCTCTGGGATGCTGACGTGAAACCTCCGTCACGGTTCTAGAGATCTTAGGTTCttgtcggtaaacggttggttggggaaggtggAGCAAGCTCTGCTCGAAGCGGCTTGGgaagctcatcgtacaaccccgaggcgctctgtcactctttcttggtcggtgaaatagCCCGACGTTCATTACTAACCTGAGTATCTAGAAACGTCGCTGGTCTCAAgccgattcagattattcttctgagtccctcgcggccgagagtctgttacctccagctctaagctcccgttggcgtaccttgaccgcgtagttccaaattaaacattgtttgtcattaatcgaattgtaaaatatgagtaatacctgggatacggtttttgaagagggtttttcatccgtccctgtctgtaataactgccttataatttgtttacttgttttgcaagctttaaactgtcattttgtctgtcatgtgcccgtttttctgttattttaaatattgttgcattcatcttgtcgtttatctttgtgatgtactcaactagttaatttcttgtacttcgttaaacttaatttctgtcctttgtattcgttccaatttctttttcatcaaagttattacagacatttttaataaaaggtattttgcgtccctcacatgtgtgttttatttgcggcactcttccaactggaaccctcaccgtttgcattccgaaccttttccgccaaaagaaaatcacaacgtagggctcctccgattcgacgacgatcacgaccacatttcttaccgttttgcgcaggttcaaatatttggcggaaaaagt contains:
- the LOC138128540 gene encoding ankyrin repeat domain-containing protein 50-like, which codes for MLTTELQIYSIYEIEDLKNEDMKEYIHQHLKGKQIKTKSIELIAGKILENYSKEIDSNILKVPLLLFIVLEIVSGYQNLNHLEEIPSVSEMYRRFIEGRLQHNLEKAKYNYADRSNIVIGVFKHYYLKEYQIAALKSCLDPKVLERLNVSPDRYIVNLIKDRGDFLGLVTEIRAPDTFVFYHHTFAEYFVALWLSENIEKLSHEERRSIFEQRYSRVRYFFDTELAENCPLHQAVLKQNVSEVQRLAPDYLNQEDRKGRTPLHLASSLGQKYPISEDIKIRNNQYVKSTKSQTILQCLLNMEQMDPLQKDKLFQWNCFEYADASLCLLALEELSKKGQFILEHLTNYRNVNSLCNHCVCLGCTNVLSTLIKFQGLSNLDRLGKPLLHLAIEYGQNKVIQLLLDNGADLFRTCSKGRTPLHEAVMWGHLDILNTFLGTNLNTKKRDCRGNSVLQLDINKKDSRGNAPLQFAAEYGYFDIVKQLIVRGAQVNTTDNLGKTPLHKAACMHNRHMVEYLINNGANPNIHDIKGLTVLQQAVLMGQLEVVKCLIENKTNINAVDRAERNALHHAAFKGLKNIVEYLVTKGIDVMATDEDGKTALEIAERRKQENIIKYLRNAEKRTKRLSSESTEGLSLHELAKTGDVKKLQELLKVVDIEARDQDNKTILHIASYYGHETLVEYLLDKGANTDATNKNGRIPLHLASQLGHVKVVKQLLDKVHKSTARDNWGLTPLSRAAYKGHKEVVKLLLDAGFNANAQNYRKETPLHGAAHQGHNEVIDLLISKGANVEAVCEDKKTCLHEAAKNGMTETVRHLVNFFSNIINNVTTQGETALHIAAKYGYLTVVQELVSAKANVSITNNCKKTALDLAVENSRTEVVEFLQDYKANTN